A single Microbacterium protaetiae DNA region contains:
- a CDS encoding DUF3375 domain-containing protein, translating into MDLEELDRLWERHPAWRVLRAQNAPLILSFLGRRFIDDNRGAVPLGELVSALDDELFAIHRASPERYAQDAAAYIDSWSDPKAGLLRRFYPAGSEEVHVEATPALEKAYRWVESLKARSFVGTESRLQTLVDLLRQIVHGSQTDPAERIAELERRRDAIESELAEAREGRFAVLDDTALRERYQQFSATARELLGDFREVEDNFRALDRSAREKIAGWEGGKGALLEELVTSRTDIASSDQGRSFQAFYDFLLSEGRQDELADLLAAIQGMPQLDADRRVRRVHYDWADAAERTQQTVRALSEQLRRFLEDQVWVENRRVLDLVRAVEASALAVRDRPPAGLGLDVDEPGLPIALVFERPLYDPQPDVVVDSMPAPQSVDELELDGLFAQHFVDTARLAGNIRAVVPPRSTVALDDIVALYPVEEGAAEILGYLSLADDDLAVEIDERAEDMTIDYVDTTGAARRVRMPKVTVSRR; encoded by the coding sequence ATGGATCTGGAAGAACTCGACCGACTGTGGGAGCGGCATCCCGCCTGGCGGGTGCTGCGCGCCCAGAACGCGCCGCTGATCCTCTCGTTCCTGGGCCGCCGGTTCATCGACGACAATCGCGGTGCGGTGCCGCTGGGCGAACTCGTCTCGGCGCTCGACGACGAGTTGTTCGCCATTCACCGCGCTTCTCCGGAACGTTACGCACAAGACGCTGCCGCATATATCGACAGCTGGTCCGATCCGAAGGCGGGCTTGCTACGCCGGTTCTATCCGGCCGGTTCTGAAGAGGTGCACGTCGAGGCGACGCCTGCGCTCGAGAAGGCGTATCGCTGGGTCGAGAGCCTGAAGGCCCGCTCGTTCGTCGGCACCGAATCGAGACTGCAGACCCTCGTCGACCTGCTGCGCCAGATCGTGCACGGCTCGCAGACCGACCCGGCCGAGCGCATCGCCGAACTTGAGCGGCGCCGTGACGCGATCGAGAGCGAGCTCGCCGAGGCCCGCGAGGGCCGGTTCGCCGTGCTCGACGACACCGCCTTGCGCGAGCGCTACCAGCAGTTCTCGGCCACGGCCCGCGAGCTGCTCGGCGACTTTCGTGAGGTCGAAGACAACTTCCGCGCGCTCGACCGCTCGGCCCGCGAGAAGATCGCCGGCTGGGAGGGCGGCAAGGGAGCTCTGCTCGAAGAACTCGTCACCAGTCGCACCGATATCGCGTCGTCCGATCAGGGGCGCAGCTTTCAGGCGTTCTACGACTTTCTGCTCTCCGAGGGCCGGCAAGACGAACTCGCTGACCTGCTTGCGGCGATACAGGGGATGCCGCAGCTCGACGCCGATCGCCGGGTGCGACGCGTGCACTACGACTGGGCCGACGCCGCCGAGCGCACCCAACAGACGGTGCGCGCGCTCTCCGAGCAGTTGCGCCGCTTTCTCGAAGACCAGGTGTGGGTGGAGAACCGCCGCGTGCTCGACCTGGTGCGCGCGGTCGAGGCGTCTGCGCTGGCCGTGCGCGACCGCCCGCCGGCGGGCCTCGGTCTCGACGTCGATGAGCCGGGTCTGCCGATCGCGCTCGTGTTCGAGCGACCGCTGTACGACCCACAGCCCGATGTCGTCGTCGACAGCATGCCCGCACCCCAATCGGTCGACGAGCTCGAACTCGATGGCCTGTTCGCACAGCACTTCGTCGACACCGCGCGGTTGGCCGGCAACATCCGTGCCGTCGTGCCGCCGCGTTCGACGGTCGCCCTCGATGACATCGTCGCGCTGTACCCGGTCGAAGAGGGCGCCGCCGAGATCCTCGGCTACCTGTCCCTGGCCGACGACGACCTCGCCGTTGAGATCGATGAGCGCGCCGAAGACATGACCATCGACTATGTCGACACGACCGGCGCTGCGCGCCGGGTGAGAATGCCGAAAGTGACGGTGAGTCGCCGGTGA
- a CDS encoding DUF86 domain-containing protein yields the protein MNDAERISRWLWDLGLALARSEELAGRGKAAFDTDPALPLAFEALSNRVGDLAKRLVAADPGRFSHPSWRQAARHRDFVVHHYDRVDVELLWQTVTQSFPALAEKVREESPER from the coding sequence GTGAACGACGCCGAACGGATATCTCGGTGGCTCTGGGATCTCGGACTCGCCCTGGCTCGCAGCGAAGAACTGGCCGGCCGCGGAAAGGCTGCCTTCGACACCGATCCGGCCCTGCCCCTCGCCTTCGAGGCGCTCTCGAATCGGGTCGGTGATCTGGCGAAGCGCCTGGTGGCTGCAGACCCCGGTCGCTTCTCACATCCGTCATGGCGGCAGGCCGCCCGACATCGTGATTTCGTGGTGCACCATTATGACCGGGTCGACGTGGAACTGCTGTGGCAGACCGTGACGCAGAGCTTTCCAGCGCTGGCCGAAAAGGTTCGAGAAGAGTCGCCCGAACGCTGA
- a CDS encoding nucleotidyltransferase domain-containing protein produces the protein MDVMPVADARAGLSGLIARFRSDPEAEPVIIGAHRRPEAVLLSVPAHRRLATPAAGEVTLDRLRQLAPVIERLAAASRLRNVRVYGSVARGDQRSDSDVDFLVTPEAGTTLFDIAQFELDLEVLLGVPVSATPATALDDVRDRGVINDAVAL, from the coding sequence ATGGACGTAATGCCCGTGGCCGACGCCCGCGCGGGGCTTTCGGGGTTGATCGCCCGGTTCCGGTCCGACCCCGAGGCCGAGCCCGTGATCATCGGTGCTCACCGCCGGCCGGAGGCGGTTCTGCTCTCCGTCCCGGCACATCGGCGTCTCGCCACACCCGCCGCGGGGGAAGTCACGCTCGATCGTCTGCGGCAGCTCGCACCAGTGATCGAACGGCTGGCCGCGGCATCCCGGCTGCGCAACGTGCGCGTCTACGGGTCGGTGGCGCGCGGAGATCAGCGTTCCGACAGCGACGTCGACTTTCTCGTCACGCCCGAAGCGGGCACGACCCTTTTCGACATCGCACAATTTGAACTTGACCTCGAAGTGCTCTTGGGTGTTCCGGTCTCGGCCACGCCGGCCACAGCGCTCGACGACGTGCGAGATCGCGGAGTCATCAATGACGCGGTGGCACTGTGA
- a CDS encoding type II toxin-antitoxin system VapC family toxin, translating to MRAGPDADAAELVVVDASAIVAVTASRSAVASALTDRLSATKMFAPHLLPTEVDSALRGLALRRRLTPEQADAARRATQALLIELWPWALLSDRAWQLRENLSTYDAGYVALAEYLGAPLITGDARIARAPHVPCRVEVFG from the coding sequence ATGCGGGCCGGCCCTGACGCCGACGCCGCTGAGCTGGTCGTCGTTGATGCCTCGGCCATCGTCGCCGTCACCGCGTCTCGTTCAGCCGTGGCATCCGCCCTCACTGATCGCCTGAGCGCCACGAAGATGTTCGCGCCGCACCTGCTGCCGACTGAGGTCGACAGCGCCCTGCGCGGCCTCGCCCTCAGGCGCCGGCTCACCCCCGAGCAGGCTGACGCGGCGCGGCGAGCGACGCAGGCGTTACTGATCGAGTTGTGGCCATGGGCGCTGCTGAGCGACCGAGCGTGGCAACTCCGCGAGAACCTCTCGACGTATGACGCCGGCTACGTTGCGCTCGCCGAGTACCTCGGCGCTCCGCTGATCACCGGCGACGCGCGCATCGCTCGCGCCCCCCACGTCCCCTGTCGCGTGGAAGTGTTCGGCTGA
- a CDS encoding DUF4194 domain-containing protein, translating into MRSPDEQAVATAIIALMREVVYRDVPAHEAVWEALARYRSAVADHFADIGVDVVVDETEGYAYLRTREPEEGEEPLPRLVRRRSLTYNVSLLLVLLRRRMVEFEASGEVGKLVLTRDQIVELLRVFQASSTNEARIVEQADRTIAQVADLGFLRELRGQRGAWEVRRILKAYVDAQTLSDFSARLTAYAGSDKTAGDAADPPAATPVLTERERAEASRIVGEGGR; encoded by the coding sequence GTGAGAAGCCCTGACGAGCAGGCGGTGGCGACCGCCATCATCGCGCTGATGCGTGAGGTGGTCTACCGTGATGTGCCCGCGCACGAAGCGGTGTGGGAGGCCCTGGCGCGGTATCGGTCTGCCGTTGCCGACCACTTCGCTGACATCGGGGTGGATGTCGTCGTCGACGAGACCGAGGGATACGCCTACCTGCGCACGCGCGAACCCGAAGAGGGCGAGGAGCCGCTGCCGCGCCTGGTCCGGCGCCGCAGCCTCACCTACAACGTGAGCCTGCTGCTCGTGCTGCTGCGCCGCCGCATGGTCGAGTTCGAAGCATCCGGCGAGGTCGGCAAACTCGTTCTCACCCGCGACCAGATCGTCGAGCTGCTGCGGGTGTTCCAGGCCTCCTCCACCAATGAGGCGCGCATCGTCGAGCAGGCCGACCGCACCATCGCGCAGGTCGCCGACCTCGGGTTCCTGCGCGAGCTGCGCGGCCAGCGCGGGGCCTGGGAGGTGCGGCGCATCCTCAAGGCTTACGTCGACGCGCAGACGCTCTCAGATTTCTCGGCGCGGCTGACCGCGTACGCGGGCAGCGACAAGACGGCGGGGGATGCCGCAGACCCGCCGGCTGCGACACCTGTGCTGACCGAGCGTGAGCGAGCCGAGGCATCCCGAATCGTGGGCGAAGGGGGTCGATGA
- a CDS encoding DoxX family protein, whose translation MGSRSGVRLRDIPTRLATGAYILHSGITKLKAGPEQVAGVYGGATGAFPALKRIPPQRFVRMLAIGEITVGSLLLVPFIPTWVAAAALTVFSSGLVGMYLRTPALRKPGSIWPSQAGTAISKDSWMLAIGLGMLIGSAEDDGD comes from the coding sequence ATGGGATCACGTTCCGGGGTGCGCTTGCGCGACATCCCCACGAGGCTGGCAACGGGGGCATACATCCTGCACTCCGGCATCACGAAGCTGAAGGCGGGCCCCGAGCAGGTCGCGGGCGTCTACGGCGGCGCGACGGGCGCGTTCCCGGCGCTGAAGCGCATTCCACCCCAGCGGTTCGTCCGGATGCTCGCGATCGGCGAGATCACCGTGGGCTCGCTGCTTCTCGTGCCGTTCATCCCGACGTGGGTCGCCGCCGCGGCGCTGACCGTGTTCTCGTCGGGACTGGTCGGCATGTACCTGCGCACGCCGGCGCTGCGCAAGCCCGGCAGCATCTGGCCGAGCCAGGCCGGCACCGCGATCAGCAAGGATTCGTGGATGCTGGCCATCGGCCTGGGCATGCTCATCGGGTCGGCCGAGGACGACGGGGATTGA
- a CDS encoding plasmid pRiA4b ORF-3 family protein, producing the protein MAPQQLPPQTLSLRASLVGSEPEIWREIEIADGVSLAQLHQVLQIVFGWQQSHLHRFSEQDPWSSRRGIPRIGPEPREWLDQWSLIEQDGDGEDEAEAILADAFSRGGPLWYEYDFGDGWVHRIEMIGSRLAEIGEPLVRLVAGARRGPFEDSGGIGGYAEKLAIMADPRHPEHAEITEWARFVAGPWGSIDPDDADLDGARSELELLTGAPPADMSGLVDSARGVVDDSPIVEFASNLPVPYRTNLRRHLRATGVLDPVELDEAAAAALMRPYLWLLDHIGDGGLTLTQAGWMPPADVAAAVEALELRLVYGKGNREQSTREVAGLRESATQLRLIRKIKGRLELTARVRTIRHDPRAVSAQIAHALLPQRMDDAERIASVVLVLGLADGTFTTSDEARAAVVDIVNGFGYRDQDGRQLDRYWFRPLTRSVQDVLTVVGLWRWVPGGEAPPTDALRAFARMALR; encoded by the coding sequence ATGGCACCGCAGCAGCTTCCTCCGCAGACCCTGAGCCTGCGCGCGAGCCTCGTGGGCAGCGAGCCCGAGATCTGGCGCGAGATCGAGATCGCCGACGGGGTGTCGCTGGCGCAGCTGCACCAGGTGCTGCAGATCGTGTTCGGGTGGCAGCAGTCGCACCTGCACCGGTTCAGTGAGCAGGATCCGTGGTCGTCGCGCCGCGGCATCCCGCGCATCGGCCCCGAGCCGCGCGAATGGCTCGACCAGTGGAGCCTGATCGAGCAGGACGGCGACGGGGAAGACGAAGCCGAGGCCATTCTGGCCGATGCGTTCAGTCGGGGTGGGCCGCTCTGGTATGAGTACGACTTCGGCGACGGATGGGTGCACCGCATCGAGATGATCGGCAGCCGGCTCGCAGAGATCGGCGAGCCGTTGGTGCGGCTCGTCGCCGGTGCCCGGCGCGGGCCGTTCGAAGACTCCGGCGGCATCGGGGGATACGCCGAAAAGCTCGCGATCATGGCGGACCCGCGGCATCCCGAGCACGCCGAGATCACCGAGTGGGCACGATTCGTCGCAGGACCGTGGGGGTCGATCGACCCCGACGACGCCGACCTCGACGGCGCCCGCAGCGAGCTGGAGCTGCTGACCGGGGCCCCGCCGGCCGACATGTCGGGGCTGGTCGACTCCGCACGCGGGGTTGTGGACGATTCGCCGATCGTCGAGTTCGCATCGAACCTGCCGGTGCCGTACCGCACGAATCTACGCCGGCACCTGCGCGCGACCGGCGTGCTCGACCCGGTCGAGCTCGACGAGGCGGCCGCTGCGGCGCTGATGCGCCCGTATCTGTGGTTGCTTGATCACATCGGCGACGGTGGGCTCACATTGACGCAGGCGGGGTGGATGCCGCCGGCCGATGTGGCCGCGGCCGTCGAGGCGCTGGAGCTGAGACTGGTCTACGGCAAGGGCAATCGCGAGCAGAGCACGCGCGAGGTCGCCGGACTGCGCGAATCGGCGACGCAACTGCGTCTGATCCGCAAGATCAAGGGGCGACTCGAACTGACTGCGCGTGTCCGCACGATCAGGCACGACCCGCGGGCGGTATCGGCGCAAATTGCACATGCGCTGCTGCCGCAGCGCATGGACGACGCGGAGCGGATCGCATCGGTCGTGCTCGTCCTGGGCCTGGCGGACGGCACCTTCACGACATCGGATGAGGCCCGCGCGGCGGTCGTCGACATCGTGAACGGGTTCGGGTATCGCGATCAAGACGGGCGGCAGCTGGACCGATACTGGTTCCGGCCGCTCACCCGATCGGTGCAGGATGTGCTGACCGTGGTTGGACTGTGGCGATGGGTCCCCGGTGGTGAAGCCCCGCCCACGGACGCGTTGCGCGCGTTCGCGCGGATGGCGCTGCGGTGA
- a CDS encoding SDR family NAD(P)-dependent oxidoreductase → MTSILITGANKGLGKATARLLVEHGHTVYIGARDTARGRAAADEIGARFVQLDVTDDASVAAAFAQLDTLDVLVNNAGIADGLGPAEDLSGPSVLRTFDTNVVGIVRVTEAALPLLKRSGNPVVVNVSSALGSFWATHEPSRPAFSFPSIAYGSSKAAVSMLTVQYAKAHPEVKFNAVEPGVTATDLGDGGAHHGRPADQSAQIVARLAEIGLDGPTGTFWEDDGQLSW, encoded by the coding sequence ATGACATCAATTCTCATCACCGGCGCCAACAAGGGCCTCGGCAAGGCCACCGCCCGCCTGCTCGTCGAGCACGGACACACTGTGTATATAGGGGCGAGGGATACCGCGCGCGGCCGTGCCGCCGCAGACGAGATCGGTGCGCGGTTCGTGCAGCTGGACGTGACCGACGACGCCTCGGTCGCCGCGGCGTTCGCGCAGCTCGACACTCTCGACGTACTCGTCAACAACGCGGGTATCGCCGACGGTCTGGGTCCGGCTGAAGACCTGAGCGGCCCCAGTGTGCTGCGCACGTTCGACACCAACGTCGTCGGCATCGTGCGCGTGACCGAGGCGGCCCTGCCGCTGCTGAAGCGTTCGGGCAACCCCGTCGTGGTCAACGTGTCCAGTGCCCTCGGGTCGTTCTGGGCCACGCATGAGCCCTCGCGCCCGGCCTTCTCGTTCCCGTCGATCGCCTACGGATCGAGCAAGGCGGCCGTCTCGATGCTGACGGTGCAGTACGCGAAGGCGCATCCGGAGGTGAAGTTCAACGCCGTCGAACCCGGCGTCACGGCAACTGACCTCGGTGACGGCGGCGCACATCACGGGCGTCCAGCAGACCAGAGCGCGCAGATCGTCGCGCGGCTCGCCGAGATCGGGCTCGACGGCCCGACCGGCACGTTCTGGGAGGATGACGGGCAGCTCAGCTGGTGA
- a CDS encoding MaoC/PaaZ C-terminal domain-containing protein, with product MPLYLEDLEAGQSFTSPGRTITEADVVSFAAWTGDNNQVHTDVEFAKNTRYGQRIVHGMLGASLCLGLIARTGVFEGSAVALLGIDGWRFAAPVFIGDTVTCTVEILSTRPTSSGEYGIVERQVMLRNQRGETVQSGRMDVMVLRRPLDA from the coding sequence ATGCCGTTGTATCTGGAGGATCTCGAGGCCGGGCAGTCGTTCACCAGCCCTGGGCGCACCATCACCGAGGCCGACGTGGTCTCGTTCGCGGCCTGGACCGGTGACAACAACCAGGTGCACACCGACGTGGAATTCGCGAAGAACACGCGCTACGGCCAGCGGATCGTGCACGGCATGCTGGGGGCATCCCTCTGTCTCGGATTGATAGCTCGTACCGGGGTCTTCGAGGGCAGCGCGGTGGCGCTGCTGGGCATCGACGGGTGGCGGTTCGCCGCGCCGGTCTTCATCGGCGACACCGTCACCTGCACGGTCGAGATCCTCTCCACGCGACCAACCTCGTCGGGCGAGTACGGCATCGTCGAGCGGCAGGTGATGCTGCGCAATCAGCGCGGCGAGACCGTGCAGTCGGGGCGGATGGACGTCATGGTGCTGCGCCGTCCCCTCGACGCGTAG
- a CDS encoding ADP-ribosylglycohydrolase family protein, with protein MNPVQLDRVVGTMIAQAAGDALGSQYESGPTLPDEVTPRFGVGVFGHGVGEWTDDTSMAIPILQILAQGRTLEDEAALDEIVVTWRDWSRDAKDVGAQTRGILSRLASPTARDAAALAARTHEASGRSAGNGSLMRTAPVALGYLHRSPAELAAAAGRVAQLTHWEQDNVDACALWCLAIRHAIDTGELDIYAALDMYDPAARARWLPLIDEALAVASHPRDFAAENGWVVRAFQGALSAVAHARSLPDALFRAVRGGNDTDTVAAIAGALAGAVFGASEVPSEWKGMLHGWPGIDADELARLAMRAVGA; from the coding sequence ATGAACCCCGTACAGCTCGACCGCGTCGTGGGCACGATGATCGCCCAGGCGGCCGGAGACGCGCTCGGATCGCAGTACGAGTCCGGGCCGACACTGCCCGACGAGGTCACCCCTCGGTTCGGGGTCGGCGTGTTCGGGCACGGCGTGGGCGAGTGGACCGACGACACGAGCATGGCCATCCCGATCCTGCAGATTCTCGCGCAGGGACGCACGCTCGAAGACGAGGCGGCTCTCGACGAGATCGTCGTCACCTGGCGTGATTGGTCGCGTGACGCGAAGGACGTCGGTGCACAGACCCGCGGCATCCTCTCCCGGCTCGCCTCGCCGACGGCGCGGGATGCCGCGGCCCTGGCCGCACGCACGCACGAGGCATCCGGACGCAGCGCCGGCAACGGATCGCTCATGCGCACCGCTCCCGTCGCGCTCGGCTATCTGCACCGTAGCCCCGCCGAGCTGGCAGCGGCGGCCGGGCGCGTCGCGCAGCTCACCCATTGGGAGCAGGACAACGTCGACGCCTGCGCGCTGTGGTGTCTGGCGATCCGGCATGCGATCGACACCGGCGAACTCGACATATATGCCGCTCTCGACATGTACGATCCCGCCGCCCGGGCACGGTGGCTTCCGCTCATCGACGAGGCTCTGGCCGTGGCATCCCACCCCCGCGACTTCGCGGCCGAGAACGGCTGGGTCGTCCGCGCTTTTCAGGGTGCGCTGTCGGCCGTCGCGCACGCGAGGTCGCTGCCCGACGCGCTGTTCCGCGCCGTGCGAGGCGGCAACGACACCGATACTGTGGCCGCCATCGCGGGGGCGCTGGCCGGGGCCGTCTTCGGTGCCAGCGAGGTTCCGTCGGAGTGGAAGGGGATGCTGCACGGCTGGCCGGGCATCGATGCGGACGAGCTTGCGCGACTGGCGATGCGTGCCGTCGGAGCATAG
- a CDS encoding FitA-like ribbon-helix-helix domain-containing protein, which yields MAVTITVRNVPDDVRDELAARAARSGRSLQEYLSAQLRQIATTPSALEALSRARLAAQSYPDLSMDEIVEAVHAGRP from the coding sequence ATGGCCGTCACCATCACCGTCCGCAACGTTCCCGACGACGTCCGGGATGAACTCGCCGCCCGCGCGGCGCGTTCGGGCCGATCGCTGCAGGAGTATCTGAGTGCGCAGTTGCGCCAGATAGCCACGACACCCAGTGCGCTCGAGGCGCTCTCGCGCGCACGGCTGGCCGCACAGTCATACCCCGACCTGTCGATGGACGAGATCGTCGAGGCCGTGCATGCGGGCCGGCCCTGA
- a CDS encoding helix-turn-helix transcriptional regulator, producing MSDFGRMLRQWRDRVVPGDVGLPQGAHRRATGLRREELARLAGISVDYLTRLEQGRASSPSTQVVEALARALRLSSTERERLFLGAGMPAPGPGIVPTHVAPSVQRLLDRLANTPVAVYDAAWNLIQANAPYDALMGDTSQLRGNDRNAVWRNLVGSGSRARQSAQEHDDQVARLVADLRLTAARYPNDRPLRALVAELREASAAFDELWAGALDAAAEQSRHKIIDHPLVGAIELDCDILAVAGDDLRVMVYTAEPGSEGADKLELAVVLGAQAVS from the coding sequence GTGAGTGATTTCGGGCGGATGCTGCGCCAGTGGCGTGATCGCGTCGTCCCGGGCGATGTCGGGCTGCCGCAGGGCGCGCATCGGCGCGCGACGGGTCTGCGCCGCGAAGAGCTCGCACGACTGGCCGGCATCTCGGTCGACTACCTCACGCGGCTCGAGCAGGGCCGCGCGAGTTCACCGTCCACGCAGGTGGTCGAGGCGCTCGCGCGGGCGCTGCGCCTGTCGAGCACCGAGCGCGAGCGGCTGTTCTTGGGGGCGGGGATGCCGGCGCCCGGACCCGGCATCGTGCCCACGCACGTCGCGCCCAGCGTGCAGCGCCTGCTCGACCGTCTGGCGAACACGCCCGTCGCGGTGTACGACGCGGCGTGGAACCTCATTCAGGCCAACGCGCCGTATGACGCACTCATGGGCGACACCTCGCAACTGCGCGGCAACGACCGCAACGCGGTGTGGCGCAACCTCGTCGGCAGCGGGTCGCGCGCCCGGCAGAGCGCGCAGGAGCACGACGATCAGGTCGCCAGGCTCGTCGCCGACCTGCGGCTGACCGCCGCACGGTATCCGAACGACCGGCCGCTGCGCGCTCTGGTGGCCGAGCTGCGCGAGGCGAGCGCGGCCTTCGACGAGCTGTGGGCGGGGGCGCTGGATGCTGCGGCCGAGCAGTCGCGGCATAAGATCATCGACCATCCGCTCGTGGGTGCGATCGAGCTGGACTGCGACATCCTCGCCGTCGCCGGCGACGACCTGCGGGTCATGGTCTACACCGCCGAGCCCGGGTCGGAGGGTGCCGACAAGCTCGAGCTGGCGGTGGTGCTGGGGGCGCAGGCGGTGTCGTAA